The following proteins are encoded in a genomic region of Variovorax paradoxus:
- a CDS encoding 3-deoxy-D-manno-octulosonic acid transferase, with amino-acid sequence MRSLLLRLYGVFTSVVQPLVRRKLRHRAVAEPGYGVAVEERFGTYDDATTGEGQCWVHAVSLGETRAAAILIAELRRQYPGIPILLTHGTATGREEGAKLLEPGDTQVWQPWDTPGAVARFLDRFQPRIGVLMETEVWPEMAAACAERRIPLVLANARLNEKSLAAAERLGWLARPAYSALAAVWAQTEADAHRLVSLGAKVAGIYGNLKFDASPDVRQLSAAVALRERLPKPMVVLASSRDGEERMLLDVLKRFGATSPVPPEQGAVRSIAKRVHDVQWMIVPRHPQRFDEVAALIESQGFAVARRSAAGEPTDAEIWLGDSLGEMALYYGLADVALLGGSFEPLGGQNLIEPAACGCPVVMGPSTFNFAEAAQLSLAAGASLRVETMEQAVTAALKLVENPERRAAMAQAALAFSSSNRGAAERTAAAVLAIAQAADPVASEHAPLESEAPRAEPTLD; translated from the coding sequence GTGCGATCGCTGCTGCTGCGCCTCTACGGCGTTTTCACCTCCGTTGTGCAACCGCTGGTTCGCCGCAAGCTGCGGCACCGCGCGGTGGCCGAGCCCGGCTATGGCGTCGCCGTCGAGGAACGCTTCGGCACCTACGACGACGCAACCACCGGCGAGGGCCAGTGCTGGGTGCATGCGGTCTCGCTCGGCGAAACGCGCGCGGCCGCGATCCTGATTGCGGAGTTGCGGCGGCAGTATCCGGGCATCCCGATCCTGCTCACGCACGGCACCGCCACCGGCCGCGAAGAAGGCGCCAAGCTGCTCGAACCGGGCGACACGCAGGTCTGGCAGCCGTGGGACACGCCGGGCGCGGTGGCGCGCTTTCTCGACCGCTTTCAGCCGCGCATCGGCGTGCTGATGGAAACCGAGGTCTGGCCCGAGATGGCTGCCGCGTGTGCCGAGCGCCGCATTCCGCTGGTGCTCGCCAATGCGCGGCTCAACGAGAAATCGCTGGCTGCGGCCGAACGCCTGGGCTGGCTCGCGCGGCCCGCGTATTCGGCGCTGGCCGCCGTGTGGGCGCAGACCGAGGCCGATGCGCATCGGCTCGTGTCCCTCGGCGCCAAGGTGGCCGGCATCTACGGCAACCTCAAGTTCGATGCCTCGCCCGACGTGCGCCAGCTCTCGGCGGCCGTGGCGCTGCGCGAGCGGCTGCCCAAGCCCATGGTGGTGCTCGCGAGCTCGCGCGACGGCGAGGAGCGCATGCTGCTCGACGTGCTCAAGCGCTTCGGGGCCACGTCGCCGGTGCCGCCGGAGCAGGGGGCGGTTCGTTCGATTGCCAAGCGCGTGCACGACGTGCAATGGATGATCGTGCCGCGCCATCCGCAGCGCTTCGACGAGGTGGCCGCGCTGATCGAATCGCAGGGCTTTGCCGTGGCGCGCCGCAGCGCCGCCGGTGAGCCGACCGACGCCGAGATATGGCTCGGCGATTCGCTCGGCGAGATGGCGCTTTACTACGGCCTGGCCGACGTCGCGCTGCTCGGTGGAAGCTTCGAGCCGCTGGGCGGCCAGAACCTCATCGAGCCCGCCGCCTGCGGTTGTCCGGTGGTCATGGGCCCTTCGACCTTCAATTTCGCCGAAGCCGCGCAGCTGTCGCTCGCAGCCGGTGCCTCGCTGCGCGTCGAGACCATGGAGCAGGCGGTGACCGCGGCGCTCAAGCTGGTCGAGAACCCCGAGCGCCGCGCCGCCATGGCGCAGGCCGCGCTGGCTTTTTCGTCGTCGAATCGCGGGGCGGCCGAACGCACGGCCGCGGCGGTGCTGGCCATTGCGCAGGCTGCGGACCCGGTGGCGTCGGAACACGCGCCGCTCGAAAGCGAAGCGCCGCGCGCCGAACCCACACTCGACTGA
- a CDS encoding TolC family outer membrane protein, protein MPPRPRLLPLSAALASLFATLLALPAQGQTLNELYESARGFDATYQGARAQYDANVARAAQAKAGILPAVGLTAGATRNNLDIDTLTGPGRGTSTPRDFTTQNVGINATQPIYRPANWATYEQGKRQAEIAEAVLTAAEQDLIVRVSQAYFDVLASQDSLTLVRAQKVAVAEQLASAKRNFEVGTSTITDTREAQARYDLVIAQEIAAENDLQVKKIILDQLVGRPGSVPVPLSQPVVLPTAMPANIEAWVAQAEEAHPSIRQARLGLDVAGLEIRKAEAGHKPTLDANLGYNITRNPHGTSTSTVGTRIDAASVGVVFNMPLFAGFATENRIKETLALEDQSRSVLEGTRRSVAQATRAAYLGLVSGAGQVKALEAAEASSQSALDANRLGYQVGVRINIDVLNSQSQLFQTKRDLAQARYNVLLGNLKLRQANGTLTVEDMNAINATLAKNGGTPSQPALGERPQTSPSTVPVTPPSIPVVPPVPVPPFNPPAPTMPSTPVPPVILNPPVR, encoded by the coding sequence ATGCCTCCACGGCCCAGGCTTTTGCCTCTTTCCGCAGCGCTCGCAAGCCTTTTTGCCACCCTGCTCGCACTGCCGGCCCAAGGCCAGACACTGAACGAACTCTACGAATCCGCACGCGGCTTCGATGCCACGTACCAGGGTGCGCGGGCCCAGTACGACGCGAACGTGGCGCGCGCCGCCCAGGCCAAGGCTGGCATCCTTCCCGCCGTGGGGCTCACGGCCGGCGCCACGCGCAACAACCTCGACATCGACACGCTCACCGGCCCCGGCCGCGGAACGAGCACGCCGCGCGACTTCACCACGCAGAACGTCGGCATCAACGCCACGCAGCCGATCTACCGGCCCGCCAACTGGGCCACCTACGAGCAGGGCAAGCGGCAGGCCGAGATTGCCGAGGCGGTGCTCACCGCGGCCGAGCAGGACCTGATCGTTCGCGTGAGCCAGGCGTATTTCGACGTGCTCGCGAGCCAGGACAGCCTGACGCTGGTGCGCGCGCAAAAGGTGGCCGTGGCCGAGCAGCTCGCATCGGCCAAGCGCAACTTCGAGGTCGGCACCTCCACCATCACCGACACGCGCGAAGCCCAGGCCCGCTACGACCTCGTGATTGCGCAAGAGATTGCCGCCGAGAACGACCTGCAGGTGAAGAAGATCATCCTCGACCAGCTGGTCGGCCGCCCCGGCAGCGTGCCGGTGCCGCTGTCGCAGCCCGTGGTGTTGCCGACGGCCATGCCGGCCAACATCGAAGCCTGGGTGGCGCAGGCCGAGGAAGCACACCCCTCCATCCGCCAGGCGCGGCTCGGCCTCGACGTCGCGGGCCTGGAAATCCGCAAGGCCGAAGCCGGCCACAAGCCCACGCTGGACGCCAACCTGGGTTACAACATCACGCGCAATCCGCACGGCACCAGCACCAGCACCGTGGGCACGCGCATCGATGCCGCGTCGGTGGGCGTGGTGTTCAACATGCCGCTCTTCGCGGGCTTTGCCACCGAGAACCGCATCAAGGAAACGCTGGCGCTCGAAGACCAGTCGCGCAGCGTGCTCGAAGGCACCCGGCGCAGCGTGGCGCAGGCCACGCGCGCGGCCTATCTCGGGCTGGTGTCCGGTGCGGGCCAGGTCAAGGCCCTCGAAGCGGCCGAGGCCTCGAGCCAGAGCGCGCTCGATGCCAACCGGCTCGGCTACCAGGTGGGCGTGCGCATCAACATCGACGTGCTCAATTCGCAGAGCCAGCTGTTCCAGACCAAGCGCGACCTCGCGCAGGCGCGCTACAACGTGCTCCTGGGCAACCTGAAGCTGCGCCAGGCCAACGGCACGCTGACGGTGGAAGACATGAACGCGATCAATGCGACGCTGGCGAAGAACGGAGGCACGCCTTCGCAGCCCGCGCTCGGCGAGCGTCCGCAGACATCGCCTTCCACAGTGCCGGTCACCCCGCCGAGCATTCCCGTGGTGCCGCCGGTGCCGGTGCCGCCGTTCAATCCGCCGGCGCCGACGATGCCGTCGACGCCGGTGCCGCCGGTGATCCTCAATCCGCCGGTGCGCTGA
- a CDS encoding rhodanese-like domain-containing protein, with protein sequence MIDQVRPSDLAAWFAQNPDAAPVLLDVREPWELQTASVAPQGFTLVAIPMNEIPARLAELGEGQRIACLCHHGARSQRVAAFLNQNGFAELANVAGGIDAWSAQHDPAVPRY encoded by the coding sequence ATGATCGATCAAGTCCGCCCCTCCGACCTGGCCGCCTGGTTTGCGCAAAACCCCGATGCGGCGCCCGTGCTGCTCGACGTGCGCGAACCCTGGGAGCTGCAGACGGCGAGCGTCGCCCCCCAGGGCTTCACGCTGGTCGCCATTCCGATGAACGAAATTCCGGCCCGGCTTGCCGAGCTCGGCGAGGGCCAGCGCATTGCGTGCCTCTGCCATCACGGCGCACGCAGCCAGCGCGTGGCTGCCTTTCTGAACCAGAACGGCTTTGCCGAACTGGCCAACGTGGCCGGCGGCATCGACGCCTGGTCCGCACAGCACGACCCCGCCGTGCCGCGCTACTGA